Below is a window of Haloglycomyces albus DSM 45210 DNA.
CTTGTCGATCCGGTAGATGTCGAAGTCCTCGCCGCCGACGCTGAGTGTGTCGCGCGCTTGGAAGGAGTCTTTACTCACCATGGGTACTCCTATTGGGAATCAATCGTGTTTTGTCTGGAGACCTGTTCTGAAGGCCATTCGCGGCATGGTGTGCACAAACGTCGGTTCCCGCGTCCTGGCGATGACCTTGCGAACAGGTTTCCCAGTGTCGCCCATCCTCTTATTCGTGTGTGGGAGGCTGGGGTGAACGCGACAGAGTGCACTGCGAACCAAGCTAAAAAACAGTACGTCCGTCTTATTTGTTTTCCTCCACCATACCATATTCTGTTCGCTGCGATGGAGTCTAGGTGGAATCCGAAGAGGTGCTTGGGAAGCGATACGGGAGCCTGCCGAACCGAGAAACGGTCGGCGGCGGCTGGCGGTTGTGGTGTGGTGACGAACGCCGCCGCCGACCCGGTGCGGTGATAAAAGTCTTCAACCGCACTATACGCCGCTGGGCGAGGCCTCCCGCACGGGGTCCGCCTCGCCGCGCATCATTACGAAACGCGTTGTGGGCCAGTGGAAAAACCAAATCCTGGCCCGGTGTCACTCCGTTTCGATCACTGCGGTAGACGTGGTCCGGCCTGACGCTGTTCGGCCAGCCAGCTCTCCACCTCGTCGGCGGTGCGTGGCAGCCCGCTGGAGAGGTTCTTGCAGCCGTCGGCGGTGACCTGGACGTCGTCCTCGATCCGAATCCCCACGCCACGGAGCTCTTCCGGTACCAGTTCGTCGTTGGCCTGGAAGTACAGTCCCGGCTCCACGGTGAGAACGAAGTTTTCCTTCAGTTCGCCCTTGTGATAGTGCTCCGGACGGGAGTTGGCGCAGTCGTGCACGTCCAGTCCCAGCATGTGCCCGAATCCGTGCAGGGTCCAGCGCCGGTACAACATCGAGTCGGGCTGCATGGCCTCGTCCACCGATTCCGGGAGAATACCGAGCTCGTGCAGGCCCTCGGCGAGAGTGCGCATGCACGCGTGGTGGACGTCGGCGAACTTAGCGCCCGGCTTGATGGTGTCCATACCCGCTTCCTGCGCGGCGTAGACGATGTCGTAGACCTTGCGCTGCAGGGGAGAGAACGTGCCGGAGACCGGCAGAGTACGCGTCACGTCGGCAGTGTAGAGATTGTTGTTCTCCACTCCCATGTCCATCAGGATCAACTCACCCGGTTTGGTCTGGCCGGTATTGTCAATCCAGTGCAGGGTAGTGGCGTGCGACCCCGCGCCCACGATGGAGTCGTAGCCGATACCGTTGCCCTCGAACCGGGCCCGGGTCCCGAAAACACCTTCCAGGACGCGCTCGGAGATCGCTCCCTCGGTGGGGAGGACGCGGGCGACGTCCTCGAAGCCGCGAACGGAGGCGTCCACGGCTTCCTGCAGCTGCGACAGTTCCCACTCGTCCTTGGTCAGACGTAGTTCGGACAGAATCGTCGCCAGTTCCTTGTCGTGGTCGTCGGCGCTAAAACGCTCGTCCAGCGTGGCGTCGAATCCGCGCAGCAGCCGGACGTCGGCGCGCTTTACTTCGGCGACGACCGATTCCAGTTCTTCGATGTCGCGGCATTCGATCCCCAACCGGGTGCGGGTCTCGTCGAGGGAGAAACGTCGACCGATCCACAGTTCGCCGTACTTGGCGGAGCGGAAGAATTCATCGGATTCGGTTCCCTTGCGGGGGCGGCGGTACAGTACCGAATCGTGGCCGGAACCGTTCGGCGTCATGACCAGAACGCCCTCCGGATCCAAGTCACCGGTCAGCCATGCGAAGTCGGTGGCCGCACGGAAACGGAAGAAGGTGTCGTTGGCGCGAACCTTCTCCTCGCCGGTGGGAACCACCAATGTCTCGCCCGGGAAGGCTGCGGAGAGACGATTACGGTGCTGACGGTGCCACTGGGCCTGTTCCAGCTCCTTGACGTCCACATCGCTGGGGCCCCAGCCCTGGGCCATGAAGTCCAGGAACTTCTGTGGGAATCGAGGGTCGTGTGGGCGCTCGCCCGCTTTTTGAGCGGTGCCGCCGGACTGGTCGGCTTTGACCTGATCGTTCATGCGATTGTCCTTCCCAAGACTGATAATGGTTCCCTACGACCATACTCCAGGTGGTGCGGTCGCGCTTGCCGCCCGGCCAGGGGTTAATCTGAAGACGTGAGCGGAAAACATGCAGATGACGCCCCTGGAATCCCGGCGGCGTCGTCCAGCGAAGGTGAGAAATCCCCCACCGGCGAGAACGGTTCCGATGGGCACACCGTTAGCCTGAGTGAAGGCCAGGTGCGCGAGATCGCCCAGCTGGTTCGCTCTGGGAAAGCCGCGTCGGTCGACGACTACGTGCTTCGTGCGGTCGAAGATCGTCTGGAACGGGACAGGTCGCTGACGCAGCTGCAGGAGCTTTTCGACCGCAAGGGGCACGGCCCCAGCGCCGAACACCTGGCGTGGGCGCGCGAAGTCCTGGGTGTGGAGAGGGAACAGGGGGAGGAGCCTACGTGATCGGTGGTCGAATCCTGGACGTGTCGGCCATAGTCGGTTTCGCGACCTCTATGCCTTATCCGCAGGCGGTGGTGTTTACCGCCAACGAGGCCAACTTCGTGCTCGCCATCCCCTCGTCGGCACTCACCGAAGCCTGGTGTCAGGCGCGGCGTCGCGATCGCGACGCCCTGCAGGTACTTCTAGGGCTGCCCGTGACGGTCATCATGGATCTCGACCGGCGATCCGCCCGTGACGTGGGGCTCATGCTGTCTCGGTCGCGGCAGTCGGGCAATCTGGCGGCCGGGCATGTGGCCTGGTGTGGTTTGCGACGCCCCGGGTGGCCTATCGTCACCGGTGAACCGAAGACTCTGCTTGCATTTGACTCAAACCTGGAGATCGACCAACTGCCCTAAAGGATGGGATAATGGGACGCAGCGGAACAATCGAATCCACAGCGGGGAACATCGACATGACGACATCCAAATCCAAACCCGTCTTCGAATACCGACCGCGTCGGTCGCGCCTGGGTTCCTGGATCACCGCGGCGGTATTCTTCCTGACTTTCGCGGCCCTGTCGTTCAGTCTGAGCGCCACCACCGAAGGCGGAGGCGTCATGACTCCCGCCGACCACTTCGCCATGTGGGGGCTGGGCGTGCTGGGGGCTCTCGCGTTCCTAGTCTTCAGTCGACCTCGTATCCGGGTTTTCGACCACGGTATCGAGGTGCGTAATCTGGGGTCGGCGCAAGTGTTCCCCTGGGAAGTGGTGACCGGTCTCTCGTTCCCCAAAGGCGTCCCGTGGGCCACTCTGGAATTGGCCGACGACGACGAGGTGTCGCTGATGGCGCTGCAGCCGACCGACAAGGAACGGGCGCTGGAGGCCACGCGAACCCTGCGGGCCCGGATCGACGCGCACCGCAACTAGTGCTATTATTGGTGCAGACAAGCGGAGCCCAGCTCCCACCCGCACCAATACACCTGGGATCGGGTAATTCACCACTACGGCCTGGATTGGCGACGCAGTGGTGTGGAGATGGGCCTCACATCTGCCGTAGGGCGGATGCCGGGGTCTTTTTTATTGCTCTGAGAGTTCACGATCCTGATGAGTGCAATATGGTCCCGGGCCTGCTTGTTGACGTAATTGTCATATAGACCGGCACCGTCGTCGATAAGGTATCGCGGCGTTCTTTTGAGGAGGACTCATCAGCGATTTGCGCGTTAACGACCAGATCCGGGTACGTGAGGTACGCCTGGTCGGCCCGCAGGGTGAGCAAGTTGGAATCGTTTCGCTTGATAAAGCCCTGCAGTTGGCCGCCGACGTAGACATGGACTTGGTCGAGGTCGCGCCCAACGCTCGTCCACCGGTCTGCAAACTACTCGATTACGGCAAATACAAATACGAAGCCGCGCAGAAGGCGCGAGCCGCTCGTCGTAATCAGCAGCAGACCGTGATTAAGGAAATGAAGCTTCGGCCCAAGATCGATCAGCACGACTATGAGACCAAAAAAGGCCATGTCGTCCGTTTCTTGAAGGCCGGTGACAAAGTCAAGATCACCATCATGTTCCGTGGTCGGGAGCAGTCCCGTCCGGAAGTCGGGCGTCGTCTGCTGGAAAAACTCGCTGACGAAGTGAGTGACCTCGGCAGTATCGAGGCCGCTCCCAAGCAGGACGGTCGCAACATGATCATGGTGGTCGCTCCGCTACGCCCCAAAGGCGACGGTGGAGGTAAAGGGGGCCGCAAAGGTGGTCGTTCCCGCAACAACCGCCCCAGTCGGCGTGAGCGCGGTAGCACTTTCACCAGCGAGTCACCCCAATAGGGACAACGGGCTCCACGCTGGCCCCGTTGCGTCGCCGTTCGGCAGGACGGTGGCACATGCCAATCAGAGGAGACTATTCCGATGCCGAAAATGAAGTCGCACAGCGGTGCTAAAAAGCGCTTTAAAGTTACCGGCTCAGGCAAAGTGATGCGCCGCAAGGCCAATAAGAACCACCTGCTGGAGCACAAGAACTCCAAGCGCAAGCGCAACATGAGCGGTCGCACCCAGGTGGACAAGTCCAACCAGAAGCAAGTAGACCGCCTGCTGGGCCGTCGCTAGTTTTATGTCCGACATTTGAATCTGTAAACACCCAAGGAGATAGACCGTGGCACGTGTTAAACGTTCGGTGAACGCCCACAAGAAGCGTCGCACCGTCCTCGAGGAGGCCAAAGGTTACCGTGGACAGCGTTCCCGCCTCTACCGTAAGGCCAAGGAGCAGCTGCTTCACTCCTACACGTACTCCTACCGTGACCGCAAGTCGCGCAAGCGTGAATTCCGCAAGCTGTGGATCACACGCATCAATGCCGCCGCGCGCGCAAACGGCATCACTTACAACCGTTTCATGCAGGGCCTCAAACTGGCCGAAGTCGACGTCGACCGCAAGATCCTCGCCGATCTCGCCGTGAACGACGAAGCCGCCTTCACCGCCCTGGTCACGGTTGCCAAAGAAGCCCTTCCGGCAGACAACAAATAACGTAAAGTCAGCTTTACCGATGTCGGACTCATCACCCGGGACAGAAGCGTTCACCATACGCTCGTCCCGGGTTTCCGCTGCCCGAAAACTCACCCGGCGTCGCGCTCGCGACCAAGCCGGTCGCTTCCTCGTCGAGGGGCCACAGGCGATAGGTGAAGCGCTCCGGGCCGACGCGGTGGTCGAGCTGTTCTATACCGAACGTGCCCTGGAGCGGTGGTCGTCGTTGATCGTCTCCGCTCCGCGCAGCGCCTTGGTAACCGAAGAGGCCCTGCAGGCCTTGGCGGAGACGATGACGCCGCAAGGCGTCGTCGCGGTATGCCGCTTTCTGGACCAGACCCTTCCGGTGGAGCCGCAGTTGGTCGTGGTCTTGGACGGCATAGCCGACCCCGGCAACGCCGGTACCGTGCTGCGAGCCGCCGACGCCGCCGGCGCCGATGCCGTCGTGTTCGGAACCGACTCGGTCGATCCCTACAACGGCAAATGCGTGCGATCATCGACCGGAAGCATTTTCCACCTTCCGGTGGTGCGGGGTAAGGCGACCGAGGACGTTCTGGACGCCTTCGACGCTCAGGTGCTTGCCGCGGCCGCCGACGGCGACGATCTTTTCGACCTGCGTGACGCGGGCGACTTGGACGTTCCGACCGTGTGGCTCTTCGGTTCGGAACCGCACGGTCTCGATTCGACCACGATGGCGTTGGCGCACCGTCGCGTGGGAGTTCCCATCTGGGGAAACGCAGAGAGCCTCAACCTGGGCGTCGCCGCCGGAGTGTGTCTCTACACTTCCGCCGCCGCCCAACGGTCGTCGTAAACGGCGACCGTTGTGGTTCGGCCCGAGTGAGGCGTCGTTTCGTGAGTGAGCCGCTGCCCTATGGCCGTCGGCCTGCCTTGTGCGGTAAAGTGGAACGCATGCGGATGCGTCAACAGGAGTTTATGCGGCCCGCCAGGAGCGGGCCGAGAGTCGAATAGATCTCGCCATATGACGCTTTCTGGTGGGCGGCGGTAGAACCGCACGTTTGTTTTTTGATGATGTCACCCACCAGGAGATAATCCATGACA
It encodes the following:
- a CDS encoding aminopeptidase P family protein produces the protein MNDQVKADQSGGTAQKAGERPHDPRFPQKFLDFMAQGWGPSDVDVKELEQAQWHRQHRNRLSAAFPGETLVVPTGEEKVRANDTFFRFRAATDFAWLTGDLDPEGVLVMTPNGSGHDSVLYRRPRKGTESDEFFRSAKYGELWIGRRFSLDETRTRLGIECRDIEELESVVAEVKRADVRLLRGFDATLDERFSADDHDKELATILSELRLTKDEWELSQLQEAVDASVRGFEDVARVLPTEGAISERVLEGVFGTRARFEGNGIGYDSIVGAGSHATTLHWIDNTGQTKPGELILMDMGVENNNLYTADVTRTLPVSGTFSPLQRKVYDIVYAAQEAGMDTIKPGAKFADVHHACMRTLAEGLHELGILPESVDEAMQPDSMLYRRWTLHGFGHMLGLDVHDCANSRPEHYHKGELKENFVLTVEPGLYFQANDELVPEELRGVGIRIEDDVQVTADGCKNLSSGLPRTADEVESWLAEQRQAGPRLPQ
- a CDS encoding PH domain-containing protein, with amino-acid sequence MTTSKSKPVFEYRPRRSRLGSWITAAVFFLTFAALSFSLSATTEGGGVMTPADHFAMWGLGVLGALAFLVFSRPRIRVFDHGIEVRNLGSAQVFPWEVVTGLSFPKGVPWATLELADDDEVSLMALQPTDKERALEATRTLRARIDAHRN
- the infC gene encoding translation initiation factor IF-3 translates to MRVNDQIRVREVRLVGPQGEQVGIVSLDKALQLAADVDMDLVEVAPNARPPVCKLLDYGKYKYEAAQKARAARRNQQQTVIKEMKLRPKIDQHDYETKKGHVVRFLKAGDKVKITIMFRGREQSRPEVGRRLLEKLADEVSDLGSIEAAPKQDGRNMIMVVAPLRPKGDGGGKGGRKGGRSRNNRPSRRERGSTFTSESPQ
- the rpmI gene encoding 50S ribosomal protein L35, with protein sequence MPKMKSHSGAKKRFKVTGSGKVMRRKANKNHLLEHKNSKRKRNMSGRTQVDKSNQKQVDRLLGRR
- the rplT gene encoding 50S ribosomal protein L20, which translates into the protein MARVKRSVNAHKKRRTVLEEAKGYRGQRSRLYRKAKEQLLHSYTYSYRDRKSRKREFRKLWITRINAAARANGITYNRFMQGLKLAEVDVDRKILADLAVNDEAAFTALVTVAKEALPADNK
- a CDS encoding TrmH family RNA methyltransferase, whose translation is MSDSSPGTEAFTIRSSRVSAARKLTRRRARDQAGRFLVEGPQAIGEALRADAVVELFYTERALERWSSLIVSAPRSALVTEEALQALAETMTPQGVVAVCRFLDQTLPVEPQLVVVLDGIADPGNAGTVLRAADAAGADAVVFGTDSVDPYNGKCVRSSTGSIFHLPVVRGKATEDVLDAFDAQVLAAAADGDDLFDLRDAGDLDVPTVWLFGSEPHGLDSTTMALAHRRVGVPIWGNAESLNLGVAAGVCLYTSAAAQRSS